From the genome of Oscillatoria sp. FACHB-1407, one region includes:
- a CDS encoding magnesium chelatase subunit H gives MFTHVKPAVRHIVPDDLQGRALIKVVYVVLEPQYQSALSAAVRTINQTNPNLAIEISGYLLEELRSSENYEAFQQDVAQANVFIGSLIFIEDLAEKVVAAVEPHRDRLDVAVVFPSMPQVMRLNKMGTFSMAQLGQSKSAIAQFMRKRKEKSGSGFQDGMLKLLQTLPKVLKYLPMDKAQDARNFMLSFQYWLGGSAENLENFLLMLADKYITPDKTNGSVQYREPVTYPDMGIWHPLAPQMFEDLKEYLNWHTSRKDISQDLKDPLAPTVGLVLQRTHLVTGDDAHYVAMVQELECMGARVIPVFAGGLDFSKPVDAYFYDPILKGEVPIVDVVISLTGFALVGGPARQDHPKAIEALKRLNRPYMVALPLVFQTTEEWQDSDLGLHPIQVALQIALPELDGAIEPIILSGRDGATGKAIALQDRIEAVAQRALKWANLRRKPKLEKRVAITVFSFPPDKGNVGTAAYLDVFGSIFEVMQALKRNGYEVEDLPDSAEELMQAVIHDAQAQYSSPELNIAYRMSVQEYEELTPYHKRLEDSWGPAPGHLNTDGQNLLVYGKSFGNVFIGVQPTFGYEGDPMRLLFSRSASPHHGFAAYYTYLEHLWKADAVLHFGTHGSLEFMPGKQMGMSGDCYPDNLIGTIPNLYYYAANNPSEATIAKRRSYAETISYLTPPAENAGLYKGLKELSELIASYQTLKDTGRGVPIVNAVIEKCRLVNLDKDIELPEQDATELDAEQRDTLIGKVYIKLMEIESRLLPCGLHVIGKPPSAEEAIATLVNIASIDRPEEEIMGLPRIIANSVGRDIDDVFKDSDRGVLEDVQLLYDITQATRKAVAAMVKEQIDAEGRVSLVSKLNFFNMGRKEPWIEALQEAGYPKVDPEALKPLFDYLEFCLKQVCADNELGALLKALEGEYILPGPGGDPIRNPDVLPTGKNIHALDPQSIPTTAAVQSAQIVVDRLLARQQAENGGAYPETIAFVLWGTDNIKTYGESLAQVMLLVGVRPLPDSLGRVNKLELIPLEELGRPRIDVVVNCSGVFRDLFINQMALLDRAIKMAAEADEPLEMNFVRKHAMKQAEDMGISLRQAATRVFSNASGSYSSNVNLAVENSTWESEAELQDMYLARKSFAFNSDNPGVMDESRQIFETTLKTVDVTFQNLDSSEISLTDVSHYFDSDPTKVVSTLRGDGKTPAAYIADSTTANAQVRSLSETVRLDARTKLLNPKWYEGMLSHGYEGVRELSKRLVNTMGWSATAGAVDNWVYEDVNTTFIHDEEMRKRLLNLNPHSFRKIVGTLLEVNGRGYWETSENNLQLLRELYQEVEDRIEGIE, from the coding sequence ATGTTTACCCACGTCAAGCCTGCCGTCAGACATATCGTGCCTGATGACCTCCAGGGGCGAGCACTGATCAAGGTGGTCTATGTCGTGCTTGAGCCGCAATATCAAAGCGCATTATCCGCAGCGGTTCGTACCATCAACCAGACCAACCCCAACCTGGCGATCGAAATTAGCGGCTATCTTCTTGAAGAACTTCGTAGCTCCGAAAACTACGAGGCATTCCAGCAGGATGTTGCTCAAGCAAACGTTTTTATCGGTTCCTTAATTTTTATCGAAGACCTGGCAGAAAAGGTTGTTGCAGCGGTTGAACCCCACCGCGATCGCCTGGATGTTGCAGTCGTCTTCCCCTCTATGCCTCAGGTGATGCGTCTGAACAAAATGGGCACCTTCTCGATGGCACAACTGGGTCAATCCAAGAGTGCGATCGCCCAGTTCATGCGGAAGCGCAAGGAGAAATCCGGCTCAGGCTTTCAGGATGGCATGTTGAAGTTGCTGCAAACCCTGCCCAAAGTGCTGAAATATCTGCCGATGGATAAAGCACAGGATGCTCGCAACTTCATGCTCAGCTTCCAGTACTGGTTAGGCGGTTCCGCAGAGAACCTGGAAAACTTCCTGCTGATGCTGGCGGACAAGTACATCACGCCCGATAAAACCAACGGCAGCGTGCAATACCGGGAGCCTGTCACCTACCCCGACATGGGCATCTGGCACCCATTAGCCCCCCAGATGTTTGAGGATTTGAAGGAATACCTCAACTGGCACACTTCGCGCAAAGACATCTCTCAGGATTTGAAAGATCCCCTCGCACCCACCGTTGGTCTAGTGCTGCAACGGACGCACCTGGTGACGGGTGACGATGCTCACTATGTGGCAATGGTGCAGGAATTGGAGTGCATGGGCGCACGGGTCATCCCCGTGTTTGCAGGTGGTCTGGACTTCTCGAAGCCGGTGGATGCCTACTTCTACGATCCCATCCTCAAGGGCGAAGTGCCAATTGTAGATGTTGTGATCTCGCTGACCGGATTTGCGCTGGTGGGGGGTCCCGCTCGTCAAGATCATCCCAAGGCGATCGAGGCGTTGAAGCGGTTAAACCGTCCCTACATGGTGGCTCTGCCCCTGGTCTTCCAAACAACGGAGGAATGGCAGGACAGCGATCTCGGTCTGCACCCGATTCAGGTGGCACTCCAGATTGCGTTACCCGAATTGGATGGGGCGATCGAACCGATCATCCTCTCTGGACGCGATGGCGCAACTGGGAAGGCGATCGCTCTACAAGACCGGATCGAAGCGGTGGCTCAACGGGCACTCAAGTGGGCAAATCTGCGCCGCAAGCCCAAGCTCGAAAAGCGTGTGGCGATCACGGTGTTCAGCTTCCCACCTGACAAGGGCAACGTCGGGACGGCTGCCTACCTGGATGTGTTTGGCTCCATCTTTGAGGTAATGCAAGCTCTCAAGCGCAATGGCTACGAAGTAGAAGACCTGCCCGACTCGGCAGAAGAACTGATGCAAGCAGTGATTCACGATGCTCAGGCGCAATACAGCAGCCCTGAACTCAACATCGCCTACCGCATGTCGGTGCAGGAATACGAGGAGCTAACCCCTTACCACAAGCGGTTAGAAGACTCCTGGGGACCCGCTCCGGGGCATCTCAACACCGACGGGCAAAACCTGCTGGTGTATGGCAAATCCTTCGGCAATGTGTTTATCGGAGTTCAGCCCACCTTTGGCTATGAAGGCGACCCGATGCGGTTGTTATTCTCCCGCTCGGCTAGCCCGCATCACGGTTTTGCAGCGTACTACACTTACCTGGAGCACCTGTGGAAAGCGGATGCCGTCCTCCACTTCGGCACCCACGGTTCACTGGAGTTCATGCCCGGTAAGCAGATGGGGATGTCGGGCGACTGCTACCCCGATAACCTGATCGGTACAATTCCCAACCTCTACTACTACGCGGCAAACAACCCCTCGGAAGCAACGATCGCCAAGCGACGCAGCTACGCCGAAACCATCAGCTACCTCACGCCTCCTGCTGAAAACGCTGGGTTGTATAAGGGGCTGAAGGAACTGAGCGAACTGATCGCCTCCTATCAAACTCTCAAGGACACGGGACGCGGTGTGCCCATTGTCAACGCCGTGATCGAGAAGTGCCGTCTGGTCAACCTCGACAAAGACATTGAGTTGCCTGAACAGGATGCCACTGAACTAGATGCAGAGCAACGCGACACCCTGATCGGCAAGGTCTACATCAAACTGATGGAGATTGAGTCTCGTCTGTTGCCCTGTGGCTTGCACGTCATCGGCAAACCACCCTCAGCTGAGGAAGCGATCGCCACGTTGGTCAACATTGCCAGCATCGATCGCCCTGAAGAGGAGATCATGGGCTTGCCTCGCATCATTGCCAATAGCGTCGGACGCGATATTGATGACGTGTTCAAAGACAGCGATCGCGGTGTGTTGGAAGACGTACAACTGCTCTATGACATCACCCAGGCAACCCGCAAAGCGGTGGCAGCGATGGTGAAGGAGCAGATCGATGCCGAGGGACGAGTCTCACTTGTCTCAAAACTCAACTTCTTCAACATGGGGCGCAAAGAACCCTGGATTGAGGCATTGCAGGAGGCAGGCTATCCCAAGGTTGACCCAGAAGCGTTGAAGCCGCTGTTCGACTACCTGGAGTTCTGTCTCAAGCAAGTGTGTGCCGACAATGAGTTGGGCGCACTGCTCAAGGCGTTAGAAGGCGAATACATTCTGCCCGGTCCCGGTGGTGATCCCATCCGCAACCCCGATGTATTGCCCACAGGCAAGAACATTCACGCGCTTGATCCGCAGTCGATCCCCACAACAGCGGCCGTGCAATCGGCACAAATCGTGGTCGATCGCCTCTTAGCCCGTCAACAAGCCGAAAATGGCGGTGCCTATCCCGAAACGATCGCCTTCGTTCTCTGGGGCACTGACAACATCAAGACTTATGGCGAATCACTGGCTCAGGTGATGTTGCTGGTGGGTGTGCGTCCGTTGCCCGACTCGTTGGGACGGGTCAACAAGCTAGAACTGATCCCCCTAGAGGAATTGGGACGCCCCCGCATCGACGTGGTGGTGAACTGCTCCGGGGTGTTCCGCGATCTGTTTATCAACCAGATGGCACTGCTCGATCGCGCCATTAAGATGGCAGCGGAAGCTGACGAGCCGTTAGAGATGAACTTCGTCCGCAAGCACGCCATGAAGCAAGCGGAAGACATGGGCATCAGCCTGCGTCAGGCCGCCACTCGCGTTTTCTCCAATGCATCCGGTTCCTACTCCTCTAACGTCAATCTGGCGGTTGAGAATAGCACCTGGGAAAGCGAAGCGGAGTTGCAGGACATGTACCTCGCTCGTAAATCCTTTGCGTTTAACTCCGACAATCCCGGCGTGATGGATGAGTCGCGTCAAATCTTTGAGACGACCCTCAAAACCGTAGATGTGACCTTCCAAAACCTTGACTCCTCGGAGATCTCGCTGACGGACGTATCGCACTACTTTGACTCTGACCCAACCAAAGTCGTGTCAACCCTGCGCGGTGACGGCAAAACCCCTGCTGCTTATATTGCCGACTCCACCACTGCAAATGCTCAGGTGCGATCGCTCTCTGAAACCGTCCGCCTGGATGCCCGAACCAAGCTACTGAATCCCAAGTGGTATGAGGGCATGTTGTCCCACGGCTATGAAGGCGTGCGGGAACTCTCGAAGCGACTGGTCAACACGATGGGTTGGTCAGCCACCGCTGGAGCGGTTGACAACTGGGTGTACGAGGATGTCAACACCACCTTCATCCACGATGAAGAGATGCGGAAACGCCTGCTCAACCTCAACCCCCACTCCTTCCGTAAGATTGTGGGGACGTTGCTAGAGGTCAACGGTCGCGGCTACTGGGAAACCAGCGAAAACAACCTGCAACTCTTGCGTGAGTTGTATCAGGAAGTGGAAGACCGGATCGAAGGAATTGAGTAA
- a CDS encoding glycosyltransferase family 39 protein, translating into MRKISHASSPRVRFNRFRSICLALLLLGIVFRFVNLDYKVYWHDEAYTSMEITAHTRSEVVAERFNGEQATPEELLVYQQLDPNRTLAEMITAIGREDVQHPPLYYILSRFWVQLWNSTSPLVTRSISALLSLLIFPLIYWVCLELFESPLTGWIAVALVAVSPFHLLYAQEAREYSFWGATILLSSVALLRAMRASNGGNWAFYAVSLAIAFYTFMFSGLVAIGHGIYVLLNEKIDALSITGFRFSRRAIAYLVASVLAVIAFAPWLYFLVVHFENLKATTEWATISLPHLTLFKLWVVNFSRVLIDFDFNPLLEYDFWAYLLMIPILLLEIYAVFFVCRQTPKRVWLFILTLIGATALGLLLPDLLLGGQRSGTTRYLIPSYLGIQLSMAYLLARCLEAKTFSRRQFWQVMAIVLSAIAIVSCTFSAVSNTWWNKVVSYHNAEIADIINNSDRPVLVTDAFGYNPVNAIALSYLLEPETPLFLLPEVGKSLTIPDLSDSFTDVFLLNMPDFFRTPLEEKYNGRTVQVVGDLWRLER; encoded by the coding sequence ATGCGGAAAATCAGTCACGCATCCAGCCCAAGAGTCCGTTTTAACCGATTTCGGTCTATCTGCCTTGCACTTTTGTTGCTGGGAATTGTGTTTCGCTTTGTCAATTTAGACTACAAAGTCTATTGGCACGATGAAGCCTATACCTCGATGGAAATCACAGCCCACACGCGCTCTGAGGTCGTGGCTGAGCGGTTTAACGGTGAACAAGCAACCCCAGAAGAACTTCTGGTCTATCAGCAACTCGACCCCAATCGCACCTTAGCTGAGATGATCACAGCGATCGGGCGAGAAGATGTGCAACATCCACCGCTTTACTACATCCTCAGCCGCTTTTGGGTGCAATTGTGGAATAGTACCTCGCCGCTCGTCACCCGCAGCATCTCTGCCCTACTTAGCCTGTTAATTTTTCCGCTGATCTACTGGGTGTGTCTTGAATTGTTTGAATCCCCACTCACCGGATGGATCGCCGTTGCGCTGGTTGCGGTGTCTCCGTTTCATCTGCTCTACGCTCAAGAGGCGAGAGAGTATAGCTTTTGGGGTGCCACCATCCTCTTGAGTAGTGTGGCGTTGTTACGGGCGATGCGAGCCTCAAACGGAGGCAACTGGGCGTTCTATGCGGTGTCTTTGGCGATCGCCTTCTATACCTTTATGTTTTCCGGGCTAGTCGCGATCGGGCATGGAATTTATGTGTTGTTGAATGAAAAGATTGACGCGCTCTCGATCACCGGATTTCGCTTCAGTAGACGGGCGATCGCTTATCTCGTTGCATCTGTCCTTGCCGTGATTGCCTTTGCCCCCTGGCTTTATTTTTTGGTCGTTCACTTTGAAAACTTAAAGGCAACAACGGAGTGGGCAACGATTTCACTGCCCCATCTCACATTGTTCAAACTGTGGGTAGTGAACTTTAGCCGAGTGTTGATTGATTTCGACTTCAATCCCTTGCTCGAATATGATTTCTGGGCATATCTTTTGATGATCCCCATCTTGTTGTTAGAAATCTATGCCGTTTTCTTTGTTTGCCGTCAAACGCCAAAGCGAGTTTGGCTGTTCATTTTGACACTCATTGGAGCAACCGCTTTAGGATTACTGTTGCCAGATTTACTGTTAGGGGGACAACGCTCCGGCACCACTCGTTATCTCATTCCCAGCTATCTAGGCATCCAGTTATCAATGGCTTATTTGTTAGCTCGGTGCCTGGAAGCAAAGACATTTTCGCGTCGTCAATTTTGGCAAGTGATGGCGATCGTCCTATCTGCGATCGCGATCGTCTCTTGTACTTTTAGTGCAGTTTCAAACACCTGGTGGAACAAAGTTGTGAGTTATCACAATGCTGAAATTGCAGACATTATTAACAACAGCGATCGTCCTGTTTTAGTTACGGATGCGTTTGGCTATAACCCGGTGAATGCGATCGCCTTGAGTTATCTATTAGAGCCAGAAACCCCATTGTTTTTACTGCCAGAAGTTGGTAAGTCACTCACTATTCCAGACTTGTCAGACTCTTTTACAGATGTTTTTTTGTTGAATATGCCTGACTTTTTTAGAACACCACTTGAAGAGAAGTACAACGGCAGAACGGTACAAGTTGTTGGTGATTTGTGGAGATTAGAACGATAG